Proteins from a single region of Antechinus flavipes isolate AdamAnt ecotype Samford, QLD, Australia chromosome 2, AdamAnt_v2, whole genome shotgun sequence:
- the BTRC gene encoding F-box/WD repeat-containing protein 1A isoform X10 — MKTENCVAKTKLANGTSSMIVPKQRKLSASYEKEKELCVKYFEQWSESDQVEFVEHLISQMCHYQHGHINSYLKPMLQRDFITALPARGLDHIAENILSYLDAKSLCAAELVCKEWYRVTSDGMLWKKLIERMVRTDSLWRGLAERRGWGQYLFKNKPPDGVAPPNSFYRALYPKIIQDIETIESNWRCGRHSLQRIHCRSETSKGVYCLQYDDQKIVSGLRDNTIKIWDKNTLECKRILTGHTGSVLCLQYDERVIITGSSDSTVRVWDVNTGEMLNTLIHHCEAVLHLRFNNGMMVTCSKDRSIAVWDMASPTDITLRRVLVGHRAAVNVVDFDDKYIVSASGDRTIKVWNTSTCEFVRTLNGHKRGIACLQYRDRLVVSGSSDNTIRLWDIECGACLRVLEGHEELVRCIRFDNKRIVSGAYDGKIKVWDLVAALDPRAPAGTLCLRTLVEHSGRVFRLQFDEFQIVSSSHDDTILIWDFLNDPAAPVEPPRSPSRTYTYVSR; from the exons aCAAAACTTGCCAATGGCACCTCCAGCATGATTGTGCCCAAGCAAAGGAAACTCTCTGCAAGttatgagaaagagaaggagttGTGCGTCAAATATTTTGAACAGTGGTCAGAATCTGACCAGGTAGAATTTGTGGAACATCTTATATCTCAGATGTGTCACTACCAGCATGGACACATAAACTCATACCTCAAACCCATGCTACAAAGAGATTTCATAACTGCCTTGCCAG CTCGAGGTTTAGATCACATTGCTGAGAACATTTTATCATATCTGGATGCCAAATCACTGTGTGCCGCTGAGCTTGTGTGCAAGGAATGGTACCGAGTGACATCAGATGGAATGTTATGGAAGAAACTCATTGAGAGAATGGTCAGGACAGACTCTCTGTGGAGAGGCCTGGCAGAACGGAGAGGATG gGGACAGTATTTATTCAAAAACAAACCTCCTGATGGGGTTGCCCCTCCAAACTCTTTTTACAGAGCACTTTATCCTAAAATTATACAGGACATTGAG ACAATAGAATCTAACTGGCGTTGTGGAAGACACAGTTTACAGAGAATTCATTGCCGGAGTGAAACTAGCAAAGGAGTTTACTGTTTACAATATGATGATCAGAAGATAGTAAGTGGCCTTCGAGACAACACTATCAAG ATCTGGGATAAGAACACACTGGAGTGCAAACGCATCCTCACAGGACACACAGGATCAGTTTTGTGTCTCCAGTACGATGAGAGGGTGATCATTACTGGGTCTTCTGATTCCACCGTCAG agtTTGGGATGTAAATACAGGCGAAATGTTGAACACACTGATTCACCATTGTGAAGCAGTTCTTCATTTGCGTTTCAATAATGGAATGATGGTGACATGTTCCAAAGACCGTTCCATTGCTGTATGGGATATGGCCTCTCCCACTGACATCACCCTGCGAAGGGTGCTGGTAGGACATCGAGCTGCTGTTAATGTTGTAGACTTTGATGACAAGTACATCGTCTCTGCATCAGGAGACAGGACTATAAAG gtATGGAACACAAGTACTTGTGAATTTGTTAGGACCTTAAATGGCCACAAGCGAGGTATTGCCTGTCTGCAATACAGAGATAGGCTAGTAGTGAGCGGCTCATCTGACAATACTATCAG GTTGTGGGACATAGAATGTGGAGCATGTTTACGAGTGCTAGAGGGCCACGAGGAACTGGTGCGCTGTATTCGATTTGACAACAAGAGGATAGTCAGTGGGGCCTATGATGG GAAAATTAAAGTATGGGATCTTGTAGCTGCTCTGGACCCCCGTGCTCCTGCAGGAACTCTGTGTCTGCGAACCCTTGTG GAGCATTCAGGAAGAGTTTTCCGACTCCAATTTGATGAATTCCAGATCGTCAGTAGTTCACATGATGACACAATCCTCATCTGGGATTTCCTAAATGACCCAGCTGCCCCAGTTGAACCACCTCGATCCCCTTCTCGCACATACACCTATGTCTCCAGATAA